The Miscanthus floridulus cultivar M001 chromosome 17, ASM1932011v1, whole genome shotgun sequence genome has a window encoding:
- the LOC136517096 gene encoding probable mediator of RNA polymerase II transcription subunit 26b produces the protein MADGLDRWRNFFRGAGAGICDVIENAILVAAADAPRELLHRRDRIAERLFTTLRRDTAPPAPPSFGSAAASTTPATPVEEDKGSVRRVAEKECKVDSSSNGAHGGGHGHGDEDDDSDSDDERLRRAAASNYGHSYDDDDDEDDDQQQEDEQQHASDDTEEGEEDHEAEELEALTNEIDEESQIVGEVIRIKELLLHKEDHSDVTLFESLRRLQLMQLSVSTLKATEIGRAVNRLRKHNSQEIRHLVRTLIEGWKVLVDEWVSTTNAALAENSPGSSNPSVVDEEEEEGLPSPPLDEGAFFAPQTTSIQLSEFFDEMDEDGNLRHNNESSLGSKRGNNGGRLANHSAVARQEPPRSSPGVVEKVQSRRPELARQEPPMRQANPQKPQSSSLQAKPHGVLNNQSNPSSYESGPGRPLKAASQQRPFGDMKPKQTREHIAIERKPMASQMDKSRFGTQSSAGAKLELAKPKVYDDGLDNNRKLEAAKRRLQERYQEAENAKRQRTIQVMELGDIPKPKHQNRQPMVKSRNNLRNWANGRR, from the exons ATGGCCGACGGGCTGGATCGGTGGCGCAACTTCTTCCGTGGCGCCGGCGCGGGCATCTGCGACGTGATCGAGAACGCCATCCTCGTGGCGGCGGCCGACGCGCCGCGGGAGCTCCTGCACCGCCGCGACCGCATCGCCGAGAGGCTCTTCACCACGCTCCGCCGTGACacggcgccgccggcgccgccgtccTTCGGCAGCGCCGCGGCGTCCACCACCCCGGCCACTCCCGTCGAGGAGGACAAGGGCAGCGTGCGCCGCGTCGCCGAGAAGGAGTGCAAGGTCGACAGCAGCAGCAACGGTGCCCACGGCGGGGGCCATGGCCACGGCGATGAGGATGATGactctgactccgacgacgagCGCCTCCGCCGCGCCGCGGCGAGCAACTACGGCCACAGttacgatgacgatgatgacgaagACGACGACCAACAGCAGGAAGATGAGCAGCAGCACGCCTCGGATGATacggaagaaggggaagaagaccACGAGGCTGAGGAGCTTGAGGCGCTCACCAATGAGATCGATGAGGAGTCACAGATCGTGGGCGAGGTCATCCGCATCAAGGAACTCCTCTTGCACAAGGAAGACCAT TCGGATGTCACTTTGTTCGAATCACTGAGGAGGCTGCAGTTGATGCAATTGTCTGTCTCTACGCTAAAG GCTACTGAGATCGGAAGAGCTGTTAATCGGCTGCGAAAACACAACTCACAAGAGATTCGGCACCTCGTGCGCACTCTCATTGA AGGTTGGAAAGTCTTGGTTGATGAATGGGTCAGTACTACAAATGCTGCCCTGGCAG AGAACTCCCCTGGCTCTTCAAATCCTTCTGTtgtggatgaagaagaagaagaagggcttccttctccacctttAGACGAAGGGGCCTTCTTTGCTCCCCAGACCACTTCTATTCAACTCTCTGAG TTCTTTGATGAAATGGATGAAGATGGAA ATTTGAGACATAATAATGAGTCGAGCCTTGGAAGCAAGAGGGGTAATAATGGTGGGAGACTTGCAAACCATTCAGCAGTTGCAAGGCAAGAGCCTCCTCGTTCTTCTCCTGGTGTTGTCGAAAAAGTTCAATCCAGGAGGCCAGAATTGGCAAGACAAGAGCCACCAATGAGGCAAGCAAACCCACAAAAACCCCAAAGTTCAAGTTTGCAAGCCAAACCTCATGGCGTGCTCAACAACCAATCTAATCCCTCAAGCTATGAATCTGGGCCGGGGAGACCATTAAAGGCAGCTTCTCAGCAGAGACCATTTGGTGACATGAAACCTAAACAGACTCGAGAGCACATTGCAATTGAAAGAAAACCTATGGCAAGCCAGATGGAT AAATCAAGGTTTGGCACTCAATCTTCAGCAGGAGCCAAGCTAGAGTTGGCAAAGCCAAAGGTTTATGATGATGGTTTGGATAATAACAGAAAGTTGGAAGCAGCAAAGCGAAGGCTCCAGGAGCGTTACCAGGAAGCAGAGAATG CCAAAAGGCAACGCACAATACAAGTAATGGAGCTGGGTGACATACCAAAGCCCAAGCATCAAAACAGACAACCGATGGTGAAGTCCAGGAATAACCTTAGGAATTGGGCGAACGGGCGGCGCTAA